The Pseudomonas bijieensis DNA window CGGGTATTCTTTCTTGTAGTTCTCGGCCCACAAGGTCATCAGGTTCGCCAGGGTATCGGAGCCGACGCTGGACAGGTTGCCCGATACACCAGTGGTCTTGGTGTAGCTCGGGATCGCAGGGTCAACAGCGGCAACCGCGTTGGCAGTCGCAACGCCAGCAGCGACAAAAGTCATTGCCGCCATCAAACGCTTCAGTTTCATGCCTTACTCCTAGCAGATAGGGTGTGTTAAGTCGGCAAAGTATCGATAAGCCGTGTGAACACTCTATGGCTGAAATATGACAATTGGATGAAAGGCCAGCATTGAGTTTTGCAGGATGATTCTTGTGACCCCAATCGCGAGCAAGCTCGCTCCCACAGGGGATTCGCGGTGAACGCAGCATCCATGTGGGAGCGAGCCTGCTCGCGATGAAGCCAGTGCAGTCAGTAAAAGATTCGGACCTAGCGCCCCTTCTTCCAGAGATAACCACCCACCGCAATCCCGATCCCGCAGATGACCGCCACGTAATACGCCGGCCCCAGCGGGCTTTCCTTGAGCAGCAGGGTGACGATCATCGGGGTCAGGCCGCCGAAAATCGCGTACGCCAGGTTGTAGGAGAACGACAGGCCGCTGAAGCGCACCACGGCCGGGAACGCCTTGACCATGACATAAGGCACCGCACCGATGGTGCCTACCAGCAACCCGCTCAGGGCATAGAGCGGAAACAGCCATTCGGGGTGGTCGAACAGGCTGTGGTAGAACGTCCAGGAGATGATCAGCAACAAGGTGCTGCCAAACACGAAGACCCGCCCGGCGCCGAAACGGTCGGCCAGTACGCCGGAGCCGATGCAGCCAAAGCTCAGGAACACGATCGCCAGGCTGTTGGCCTGCAACGCGGTGGTCGGGCTGAAGTGGTACACCGTCTGCAGCACGGTCGGGGTCATCAGGATGATCACGATGATGCCGGCCGACAGCAACCAGGTCAGCAGCATCGAAATGGCAATGGCGCCACGATGATCACGCAGCACCGCCCGCAGCGGCACTTCCTCGGCCAGGGCCTTGCGCAGTTGCAGCTCGGCGAACACCGGGGTTTCGTGCAGCCAGCGACGCAGGTACACCGAAAACAGCCCGAACACACCGCCGAGCAGGAACGGAATGCGCCAGGCGTAATCGGCCACTTCCACCGGCGTATAGAGGCTGTTGATTGCGGTGGCGACCAGCGAACCCAGCAAAATCCCCGCCGTCAGGCCGCAGGTCAGCGTGCCGCAGGCATAGCCGATGTGACGCGCCGGAACGTGTTCGGA harbors:
- a CDS encoding MFS transporter, giving the protein MTTAPSSTATPAQPARPLTRNDYKTLSLSALGGALEFYDFIIFVFFATVVGKLFFPAEMPEWLRLMQTFGIFAAGYLARPLGGIIMAHFGDLLGRKKMFTLSIFMMAVPTLIMGLLPTYAQIGMWAPILLLLMRVIQGAAIGGEVPGAWVFVSEHVPARHIGYACGTLTCGLTAGILLGSLVATAINSLYTPVEVADYAWRIPFLLGGVFGLFSVYLRRWLHETPVFAELQLRKALAEEVPLRAVLRDHRGAIAISMLLTWLLSAGIIVIILMTPTVLQTVYHFSPTTALQANSLAIVFLSFGCIGSGVLADRFGAGRVFVFGSTLLLIISWTFYHSLFDHPEWLFPLYALSGLLVGTIGAVPYVMVKAFPAVVRFSGLSFSYNLAYAIFGGLTPMIVTLLLKESPLGPAYYVAVICGIGIAVGGYLWKKGR